A window of the Diceros bicornis minor isolate mBicDic1 chromosome 28, mDicBic1.mat.cur, whole genome shotgun sequence genome harbors these coding sequences:
- the LOC131393706 gene encoding olfactory receptor 1J21-like, with the protein MFPLCDSQNYFSFFHISLYFFLSPAKEKNMRKDNQSSVFEFLLLGLPIWTEKRGIYYALFLVMYLTTVLGNLLIILLIRLDSHLHTPMYFFLSHLAFTDVSFSSVTTPKMLMNMQTQSQSISYAGCISQVYFFLLFGSVDSFLLTSMAYDRYVAICHPLHYTIIMSQNLCFLLVTVSWVLSCTNALSHTLLLARLSFCGDNTLPHFFCDLSTLLKLSSSDTTVNELVILTGGVLVITLPFICILVSYGHIGATVLRVPSTKGICKALSTCGSHLSVVSLYYGAIIGQYIFPSSSNSSDRDVVVAVLYSLVTPMLNPFIYSLRNQGMKGALGNILSKGKFSPR; encoded by the coding sequence ATGTTTCCATTATGTGATAGTCAAAATTATTTCTCATTCTTTCAcatttccttgtatttttttttatctccagcaaaagaaaagaacatgAGGAAGGATAATCAGAGCAGTGTGTTCGAATTCCTCCTCCTAGGGCTCCCCATCTGGACAGAGAAGCGAGGCATATACTACGCTCTTTTCCTGGTCATGTACCTGACCACAGTTCTggggaacctgctcatcatcctgCTCATCAGGCTGGACTCTCACCTCCAcactcccatgtacttcttcctcagccacTTGGCCTTCACTGATGTCTCTTTCTCATCAGTCACAACTCCAAAGATGCTCATGAATATGCAGACAcagagtcaatccatctcatacgCTGGGTGCATTTCCCAGGTGTATTTCTTCTTATTGTTTGGGTCTGTTGACAGCTTCCTTCTCACATCAATGGCTTATGACAGGTACGTGGCCATCTGTCACCCCCTCCACTACACCATCATCATGAGTCAGAACCTGTGTTTCCTGCTAGTAACTGTGTCCTGGGTCCTATCCTGCACTAATGCCCTTTCGCACACCCTCCTCCTGGCCCGTCTCTCTTTCTGTGGAGACAACACTCTCCCCCACTTCTTCTGTGACCTCTCCACCTTACTTAAGCTGTCCAGCTCAGATACCACAGTCAATGAGCTGGTTATCCTCACTGGGGGAGTGTTGGTCATTACCCTGCCATTCATATGCATCCTGGTCTCTTATGGCCACATTGGGGCCACTGTCCTTAGAGTCCCCTCCACCAAGGGAATCTGCAAAGCCTTGTCcacatgtggctctcacctctcTGTGGTGTCTTTGTACTATGGAGCAATTATTGGACAGTACATTTTCCCTTCATCCAGTAACTCCAGTGACAGGGATGTCGTTGTAGCTGTATTGTACAGTCTGGTTACTCCCATGCTAAATCCCTTTATCTACAGTCTGAGGAATCAGGGTATGAAAGGAGCTCTGGGGAATatactcagtaaaggaaaattttCACCACGATGA